The Arvicanthis niloticus isolate mArvNil1 chromosome 2, mArvNil1.pat.X, whole genome shotgun sequence genome includes a window with the following:
- the Evx2 gene encoding homeobox even-skipped homolog protein 2, translating into MMERIRKEMILMERGLHSPTAGKRFSNLSDSAGSAVLEALENSQHPARLSPRLPSAPLHGALGDLPAKGKFEIDTLFNLQHPSSESTVSSEIASAAESRKKPSHYSEAAAEADMSSDVEVGCSALRSPGGLGAAPLKENNAKGYAESSSVAGTTTSASGSGLGSLHGGGGGNSGGAALGGSGSGSGADQVRRYRTAFTREQIARLEKEFYRENYVSRPRRCELAAALNLPETTIKVWFQNRRMKDKRQRLAMSWPHPADPSFYTYMMTHAAATGSLPYPFHSHVPLHYYPHVGVTAAAAAAAASGAAAAASSPFATSIRPLDTFRALSHPYSRPELLCSFRHPGLYQAPAAAAGLNSAASAAAAAAAAAAAASSAAAAGAPPSGSSAPCSCLSCHSSQSAAAAAAAAAAALGSRGGGGSGGGGGGGAGTAGGSDFGCSAAAPRSESGFLPYSAAVLSKTAVSPPDQRDEAPLTR; encoded by the exons ATGatggaaagaataagaaaagagaTGATTCTGATGGAGAGAGGGCTCCATAGCCCCACTGCTGGAAAGAGGTTCTCCAATTTGTCCGATTCGGCTGGCAGTGCTGTGCTCGAGGCCCTGGAAAATTCGCAGCACCCGGCTCGCCTCAGTCCGCGCCTGCCGTCCGCCCCGCTGCACGGTGCTCTGGGAGACCTCCCCGCCAAGGGCAAATTCGAAATAGACACTTTGTTCAACCTGCAGCACCCGAGCAGCGAAAGCACCGTCTCCTCCGAAATCGCCTCCGCCGCCGAGAGCCGCAAGAAGCCTAGTCATTACTCAGAGGCGGCCGCCGAGGCCGACATGAGCAGCGACGTGGAGGTGGGCTGCTCCGCACTGCGCTCCCCCGGCGGCCTGGGTGCCGCGCCGCTCAAGGAAAACAATGCCAAAG GGTACGCGGAGAGCAGCTCCGTCGCGGGCACCACGACGTCGGCCTCAGGCTCGGGCCTCGGCAGTCTACATGGAGGCGGCGGCGGCAATAGCGGGGGTGCGGCGTTGGGCggctctggctctggttctgGCGCCGATCAGGTACGGCGATACCGTACGGCATTCACCCGCGAACAGATCGCGCGCCTGGAGAAGGAGTTCTACAGGGAGAACTATGTGTCTCGGCCCCGCCGGTGCGAGCTGGCCGCTGCACTCAACCTGCCCGAAACCACTATCAAG GTGTGGTTCCAGAACCGGCGGATGAAGGACAAACGGCAGCGCCTGGCCATGTCGTGGCCTCATCCAGCCGACCCCAGCTTCTACACCTACATGATGACGCACGCGGCGGCTACCGGAAGCCTACCCTACCCTTTTCACTCGCACGTGCCGCTGCACTACTACCCGCACGTGGGCGTCACCGCGGCTGCAGCTGCGGCCGCAGCCTCgggagcggcggcggcggcatcCTCGCCCTTCGCCACATCCATCCGTCCTCTGGACACCTTCCGTGCGCTCTCGCATCCCTACTCGCGGCCGGAACTGCTCTGCAGCTTCCGCCACCCGGGGCTCTACCAGGCGCCAGCCGCCGCCGCGGGGCTCAACAGCGCGGCGTCCGCTGCTGCTGCAGCGGCGGCTGCAGCGGCGGCGGCCTCCTCGGCGGCGGCGGCCGGGGCGCCCCCCAGCGGTAGCTCGGCACCCTGCTCGTGCCTCAGTTGTCACAGCAGCCAGTCTGCAGccgcggccgccgccgccgcagcgGCAGCGCTGGGCTCCCGGGGCGGCGGTGGCAGCGGCGGTGGCGGAGGCGGGGGAGCCGGGACGGCGGGTGGCTCGGACTTCGGCTGCAGCGCTGCGGCACCGCGCTCCGAGAGCGGCTTCTTGCCCTACTCGGCCGCGGTGCTCAGCAAGACCGCCGTCAGCCCACCGGATCAGAGAGACGAGGCGCCGCTCACCAGATAA